The proteins below are encoded in one region of Halalkalicoccus jeotgali B3:
- the endA gene encoding tRNA-intron lyase, producing the protein MNEPRGRIEEGVVRVAGDARQRYYDARGYGRPIEGNEIALAPVEAAHLLFRGDLRVEDMDFPAFVRRFEDPTFLVRYLVYADLRERGFYLSPAREGWVSDPPADAHFVVYERGSGPWDDERLYELRVAGEREAIGVADLPGALAVVDEESEVTYFEVERPTMNGSSTGFSGTVEADLLADRAIAWDPPEGLFSAAFYGQPLSGRQGADGPIQLSLLEAAYLAERGSLSTDGSILERGRAVEGERFERRLAVYTALRERGVVPKTGFKFGADFRVYADVTSVDDLGHSESLVRALPPGCARSPRELSLDVRLAHGVRKRMVFALASANDGTKPTFVSVGRLTP; encoded by the coding sequence ATGAACGAACCGCGGGGACGGATCGAAGAGGGGGTGGTCCGCGTCGCGGGCGACGCCCGCCAGCGCTATTACGACGCCCGTGGGTACGGCCGCCCGATCGAGGGCAACGAGATCGCACTCGCCCCCGTCGAGGCGGCCCACCTGCTCTTTCGGGGCGACCTACGCGTCGAGGACATGGACTTCCCGGCGTTCGTCCGCCGGTTCGAGGACCCGACCTTCCTCGTGCGCTATCTCGTCTACGCCGACCTCCGCGAGCGGGGGTTCTATCTCTCGCCCGCGCGCGAGGGCTGGGTTTCCGACCCGCCCGCCGATGCCCACTTCGTCGTCTACGAGCGCGGTTCGGGGCCGTGGGACGACGAGCGCCTGTACGAACTGCGGGTCGCCGGCGAGCGCGAAGCGATCGGGGTGGCCGATCTGCCGGGCGCGCTCGCGGTCGTCGACGAGGAGAGCGAGGTGACCTACTTCGAGGTCGAACGACCGACGATGAACGGTTCCTCGACGGGGTTCTCCGGAACCGTCGAGGCCGACCTGCTCGCGGACCGGGCGATCGCGTGGGACCCGCCCGAGGGACTGTTCTCGGCGGCGTTTTACGGCCAGCCGCTTTCCGGTCGTCAGGGTGCGGACGGCCCGATCCAGCTCTCGCTTCTCGAGGCCGCGTATCTCGCCGAACGTGGCTCGCTCTCGACGGACGGGTCGATCCTCGAACGCGGCCGGGCGGTCGAGGGCGAGCGCTTCGAACGCCGGCTCGCGGTCTACACCGCGCTCCGCGAGCGTGGGGTCGTCCCCAAGACCGGTTTCAAGTTCGGCGCGGACTTTCGGGTGTACGCGGACGTGACGTCGGTCGATGATTTGGGTCACTCCGAATCCCTCGTCCGGGCGCTCCCTCCGGGGTGTGCCCGTTCGCCCCGGGAACTCTCGCTCGACGTTCGGCTCGCTCACGGGGTGCGCAAACGAATGGTTTTTGCGCTGGCGAGCGCGAACGACGGTACGAAGCCGACCTTCGTCTCGGTCGGCAGACTCACACCATGA
- a CDS encoding HAD family hydrolase: MDVVLFDMDGVIVDSEDYWVEREREELLPAVVEEDVPVSEITGMNYKEIYEYLDSNYTTLVERSEYIDRFEALAEEIYTEHAELMPGFRDLLEALHERGVRTAIVSSSPPDWIGTVTDRFDLAGFDEIVSAEHIDGPGKPEPAIYEHAAGEMDVSPAECVVVEDSEHGVEAAAAAGAYTIAYGTATNDEHDHSAADEHVSGPEELRERLLALCNPD; encoded by the coding sequence ATGGACGTCGTGTTGTTCGACATGGACGGCGTGATCGTCGACTCGGAGGACTACTGGGTCGAGCGCGAGCGCGAGGAGCTGCTGCCGGCGGTCGTCGAGGAGGACGTTCCGGTAAGCGAGATCACCGGCATGAACTACAAGGAGATCTACGAGTACCTCGACTCGAACTACACCACTCTCGTCGAGCGCTCGGAGTACATCGACCGGTTCGAGGCGCTGGCCGAGGAGATCTACACCGAACACGCTGAACTCATGCCCGGCTTTCGGGACCTGCTCGAGGCCCTCCACGAGCGCGGGGTACGGACGGCGATCGTCTCCTCGTCACCGCCCGACTGGATCGGGACCGTCACCGACCGATTCGACCTAGCGGGGTTCGACGAGATCGTGAGCGCCGAGCACATCGACGGACCCGGCAAGCCCGAGCCGGCGATCTACGAGCACGCCGCCGGTGAGATGGACGTTTCGCCCGCCGAGTGCGTCGTCGTCGAGGACTCCGAACACGGCGTCGAGGCCGCCGCCGCCGCGGGCGCCTACACGATCGCCTACGGGACGGCCACGAACGACGAGCACGACCACTCCGCGGCCGACGAGCACGTTTCGGGTCCCGAGGAGCTGCGCGAGCGCCTGCTCGCCCTATGTAACCCGGACTGA
- a CDS encoding topoisomerase DNA-binding C4 zinc finger domain-containing protein → MSDADTLSVFAGDCLVHTDDGTHRGEVIVLLKPDNTVLVHDTDGYQPVAWLTRADSVARTRNGGFSVTAIAGEKTLRVESESAYGFGEYPGSQAGIPVGDCPDCQRALVRAGGVVSCLGCENRFGLPDGASVLDGRCECGLPRMAVARGDRFELCLSRECEPLDGIVKERFDREWDCPDCGGPLRVLRRGGLLAGCENYPDCEVGYVIPDGTVIGKCDCGLPRFETPRGRRCLDSACTG, encoded by the coding sequence ATGTCAGACGCCGATACGCTCTCCGTGTTCGCCGGAGACTGTCTCGTCCACACCGACGACGGGACCCACCGCGGCGAGGTGATCGTCCTGCTCAAACCCGACAACACCGTGTTGGTCCACGACACGGACGGCTACCAGCCGGTCGCGTGGCTCACCCGCGCCGACTCAGTCGCGCGCACTCGAAACGGGGGCTTTTCGGTGACTGCGATCGCCGGCGAGAAGACCCTCCGCGTCGAGTCCGAGAGCGCCTACGGCTTCGGGGAGTACCCCGGTTCGCAAGCGGGGATCCCGGTCGGCGACTGCCCCGACTGCCAGCGCGCCCTCGTGCGTGCCGGCGGGGTCGTCTCGTGTCTGGGCTGTGAGAACCGGTTCGGACTGCCCGACGGCGCGAGCGTCCTCGACGGTCGCTGTGAGTGTGGCCTGCCGCGGATGGCGGTCGCACGCGGCGACCGGTTCGAACTCTGTCTCTCCCGAGAATGCGAGCCGCTGGACGGGATCGTCAAAGAGCGCTTCGACCGCGAGTGGGACTGTCCCGACTGTGGGGGGCCGCTCCGCGTGCTCCGCCGGGGCGGACTGCTCGCGGGCTGTGAGAACTACCCCGACTGTGAGGTCGGCTACGTGATTCCCGACGGAACCGTGATCGGGAAGTGTGACTGCGGACTACCCCGCTTCGAGACTCCCAGGGGACGGCGCTGTCTCGACTCGGCGTGCACCGGGTGA